One genomic window of Neisseria sp. oral taxon 014 str. F0314 includes the following:
- the dnrN gene encoding iron-sulfur cluster repair protein DnrN: MTDFTVWETAPFGATIDHILQRYHNVHRAQFEELVPLAQKVAEVHADSFPAEVPELLAYMQNELLMHMMKEERMLFPMIKQGVGRGAAMPISVMMHEHEEHDQAVARLLELTGNLTVPENACGSWTRLYTLARELVDDLTDHIHLENEILFPRVLAS; encoded by the coding sequence ATGACTGATTTTACCGTATGGGAAACCGCGCCGTTTGGTGCAACCATCGACCATATCCTGCAACGCTACCACAACGTACACCGTGCGCAATTTGAAGAACTGGTTCCGTTGGCGCAAAAAGTTGCGGAGGTACATGCCGACAGTTTTCCGGCGGAAGTGCCGGAATTGCTGGCTTATATGCAAAATGAACTGCTGATGCACATGATGAAGGAAGAGCGTATGCTGTTTCCCATGATCAAACAAGGCGTCGGGCGCGGGGCAGCGATGCCGATTAGCGTGATGATGCACGAGCATGAGGAACACGACCAGGCCGTAGCCAGACTGCTGGAACTGACCGGCAATCTGACCGTTCCCGAAAACGCCTGCGGCAGTTGGACGCGGCTGTACACGCTGGCACGCGAATTGGTGGACGATTTGACCGACCACATCCATTTGGAAAACGAAATTCTTTTCCCGCGCGTATTGGCTTCTTAA
- a CDS encoding nucleoside hydrolase gives MDGKIRLIIDTDPGQDDAAAILMAHGLAKRGLIDFMALTAVAGNVGLNHTSANARIICDWAGRKDFPVYAGAGKPLLRDLVTAEEVHGKTGLDGVALHDPECPLQSVHAVDYLIRALRGAERGSITLCPIGPLTNIALAFSLAPDIADAVKNIVLMGGCYFEAGNITPCAEFNFYVDPHAAQIVLQSGAPITILPLDVTHKAQITTPRMDMLRRLGNVNGPRLADILQSYERYDIQAFGLEGGPLHDPCAVAFAVFPELFRGKACRVDVDTQSELSLGACSVDWRGTTGKPANAFWVTEVDSDGLFRELAESVSFLP, from the coding sequence ATGGACGGGAAAATCCGCCTGATTATCGACACCGACCCCGGACAGGACGACGCCGCCGCCATCCTGATGGCGCACGGCCTGGCAAAGCGCGGACTGATTGACTTCATGGCCCTTACCGCGGTGGCGGGGAATGTCGGGCTGAACCATACGTCGGCCAACGCGCGGATTATCTGCGACTGGGCGGGCCGGAAAGATTTTCCAGTGTATGCGGGCGCGGGCAAGCCGTTATTGCGCGATTTGGTAACGGCGGAAGAGGTACACGGCAAGACGGGCTTGGACGGCGTCGCGCTGCACGATCCAGAATGTCCGTTGCAAAGCGTTCATGCCGTCGATTACCTGATTCGCGCGCTTCGCGGCGCGGAACGCGGCAGCATCACGCTCTGCCCCATCGGACCGCTGACCAACATCGCCCTGGCGTTCAGCCTCGCACCGGATATTGCGGACGCGGTGAAAAATATCGTATTGATGGGCGGCTGCTACTTTGAGGCGGGGAACATCACTCCCTGCGCAGAATTCAATTTCTACGTCGATCCGCATGCGGCGCAGATTGTATTGCAAAGCGGCGCGCCGATTACGATACTGCCGCTGGACGTTACCCACAAGGCGCAAATCACCACGCCGCGCATGGATATGCTGCGCAGGCTCGGCAACGTCAACGGCCCGCGGCTGGCGGACATCCTGCAAAGTTACGAACGGTACGACATTCAGGCGTTCGGACTGGAAGGCGGCCCGCTGCACGACCCCTGCGCGGTGGCCTTCGCCGTATTCCCTGAACTTTTCCGTGGCAAAGCCTGCCGCGTCGATGTGGATACGCAAAGCGAACTGTCGCTGGGCGCGTGTTCGGTCGACTGGCGCGGCACGACGGGTAAGCCCGCGAACGCTTTTTGGGTAACGGAAGTCGATTCGGACGGTCTGTTCCGCGAACTGGCCGAATCGGTTTCTTTCCTGCCCTGA
- a CDS encoding tRNA-dihydrouridine synthase: protein MKLVLAPMQGLVDDVMRDLLTRIGGFDECVSEFVRITHTVHSRQTWLKYVPEIANGNKTFAGTPCTVQLLGSDADNMAVNALEAVRFGADKIDLNFGCPAPTVNKHKGGAVLLKEPELIYRIVRTLRRRLPPHIPLTAKMRLGYEDKSPALECAAAIAAAGACALTVHARTKNEGYEPPAHWEWIRKIRDSVDIPVTANGDVFTLEDYLEIKAVSGCDSVMLGRGAVIRPYLARQIKQYEDGREARDADFAEISGWINLFFDLCTMKEANGKYPVARLKQWLGMMKKEFAEAQELFDAVRAVRDAGEVKRILSAFEEKMSAG, encoded by the coding sequence ATGAAATTGGTTCTGGCCCCCATGCAGGGTTTGGTGGACGATGTAATGCGCGACTTGCTCACGCGTATAGGCGGTTTCGACGAATGCGTGAGCGAGTTCGTACGGATTACGCATACCGTGCATTCGCGGCAGACATGGCTCAAATACGTCCCCGAGATCGCCAACGGCAACAAAACTTTCGCCGGAACGCCCTGCACCGTGCAGCTTCTCGGCAGCGATGCGGACAATATGGCCGTCAACGCGCTGGAAGCCGTGCGCTTCGGTGCGGATAAAATCGATCTGAATTTCGGCTGCCCCGCACCGACGGTCAACAAGCACAAAGGCGGCGCGGTGCTGCTTAAAGAACCGGAACTCATCTACCGCATCGTCCGGACCCTGCGCCGCCGCCTGCCGCCGCATATCCCGCTTACTGCCAAAATGCGCCTCGGTTACGAAGACAAAAGTCCCGCGTTGGAATGTGCCGCCGCCATTGCCGCCGCAGGCGCCTGCGCCCTGACCGTACACGCCCGTACCAAAAACGAAGGTTACGAACCGCCCGCACACTGGGAATGGATACGTAAAATCCGCGACAGCGTCGACATCCCCGTAACCGCCAACGGCGATGTTTTCACACTTGAAGATTATTTGGAAATCAAAGCAGTCAGCGGTTGCGACAGCGTCATGCTCGGCCGCGGAGCCGTTATCCGTCCCTATCTTGCACGGCAAATCAAACAATACGAAGACGGACGTGAAGCCCGCGATGCGGATTTCGCTGAAATATCAGGCTGGATAAACCTCTTTTTTGATTTGTGTACCATGAAAGAAGCCAACGGCAAATATCCCGTCGCCCGTTTGAAACAGTGGCTTGGCATGATGAAAAAAGAATTTGCGGAGGCGCAGGAATTGTTTGATGCGGTAAGGGCGGTTAGGGATGCGGGCGAGGTGAAGCGGATTTTGTCTGCCTTCGAGGAGAAAATGAGTGCGGGATAA
- a CDS encoding glycosyltransferase, giving the protein MTSKIPATATMLVKNSERYLSEVLTALDGFDEILLLDNGSTDRTLEIAAGFKNTSIRKHEFIGFGPMKNLAARLARNDWIFNIDSDEVADTELMESIRAAVAENRMQKVFSLSRLNHYDGRLIKACGWYPDIIPRLYHRRFTQFSDRQVHESLKLPENTETQILAGRLKHYSFENAEGLIRKMQQYSTLYAEENRYKKPASPAKALLHGGVSFVKNYFLKRGFAYGSDGLIISAANAQGSYYKYVKLYERNRHITAALVITTYNRPDALELVLKSALAQTRLPDEIIVADDGSAQDTAEVVDAFKRISPVPVKHSWRPDDGFRAAESRNRAIAAASSDYIILIDGDMLLDPSFIADHLKLARKGRLIQGSRVILTEERTAALLENSSLPALSCFSTGIRKRTSALRLRLPAKIVGSHGNRKHKGIKTCNMGFFRDDALAVNGFNNEFVGWGREDSEFVARCYHAGMKRHNLKFAGVAYHLWHHEAERDSLPQNDALLQQTLFEGKIRCEDGIDAFLK; this is encoded by the coding sequence ATGACCTCCAAAATCCCCGCCACAGCCACCATGCTGGTAAAAAATTCCGAACGCTATCTATCCGAAGTCCTGACCGCCCTAGACGGTTTCGACGAAATCCTGCTGCTGGACAACGGCTCGACCGACCGCACGCTGGAAATCGCCGCTGGGTTCAAAAACACCAGCATCCGCAAACACGAATTTATCGGATTCGGCCCGATGAAGAACCTCGCCGCCCGACTCGCCCGCAACGATTGGATTTTCAATATCGACAGCGACGAAGTGGCCGATACCGAACTGATGGAAAGCATACGCGCCGCGGTGGCGGAAAACCGTATGCAGAAAGTGTTTTCCCTGTCGCGCCTCAACCATTACGACGGCCGCCTGATAAAAGCCTGCGGCTGGTATCCCGATATTATCCCGCGCCTCTACCACCGCCGCTTCACCCAGTTTTCCGACCGTCAGGTGCATGAATCGCTGAAACTGCCGGAAAATACCGAGACGCAGATACTGGCAGGCCGTCTGAAACATTATTCGTTTGAAAACGCCGAAGGACTGATTCGGAAAATGCAGCAGTACAGCACGCTTTACGCCGAAGAAAACCGCTATAAAAAACCGGCCTCTCCGGCCAAAGCACTGCTGCACGGCGGCGTGTCGTTCGTGAAAAACTACTTCCTCAAACGCGGCTTCGCCTACGGCTCGGACGGCCTCATCATCTCCGCCGCCAACGCGCAGGGTTCGTATTACAAATACGTCAAACTCTACGAACGCAACCGCCACATCACTGCCGCGCTGGTCATCACTACCTACAACCGTCCGGACGCGTTGGAACTGGTGCTCAAATCCGCGCTGGCGCAAACCCGCCTGCCCGACGAAATCATCGTTGCCGACGACGGTTCGGCACAGGATACCGCCGAAGTCGTCGATGCGTTCAAACGCATCAGTCCGGTTCCGGTGAAGCATTCCTGGCGTCCCGACGACGGCTTCCGCGCCGCCGAATCACGCAACCGCGCCATCGCGGCCGCCTCATCCGACTACATCATCCTGATAGACGGCGACATGCTGCTCGATCCTTCGTTTATCGCCGACCATCTCAAACTCGCCCGCAAAGGCCGTCTGATACAGGGTTCGCGCGTCATCCTGACCGAAGAGCGTACCGCCGCCCTGCTCGAAAACAGCAGCCTGCCCGCCCTGTCGTGCTTCAGTACAGGCATCAGGAAAAGGACTTCCGCCCTGCGTCTGCGCCTGCCGGCGAAAATCGTCGGCAGCCACGGCAACCGCAAACACAAAGGCATCAAAACCTGCAATATGGGTTTTTTCCGCGACGATGCGTTGGCGGTCAACGGCTTCAATAACGAATTTGTCGGCTGGGGGCGCGAAGACAGCGAATTTGTCGCCCGCTGCTACCATGCCGGTATGAAGCGCCACAACCTTAAATTTGCGGGCGTCGCCTACCACCTGTGGCACC